The nucleotide sequence CGGCCAGCAGCATGGGGCGGCGGCCCAGTGCATCGGACATGGGGCCGTAAATCAGCTGGCCCACGGCCAGGCCCACGATATAGACGGTGATGGTCTGCTGCATCTGTGCGCTGCTGGCGCCGAAGTGCTGGGCAGCATCAGGCAGGGCCGGAATGAACATATGCATGGCCAGCGTACCCACAATGGTGATGATGGCCAGCAGCCACAGGGGGGCGTGGGGAACAGGAAGCTTGTTTGACATGGCGGGAGAAAGCGAGTGTGCGGGGGGCTTGTGGGACGGTGGTTCAGCTTTCATCCACAGAGTCGCAGTCCAGAGCCGCCATGCGCTGCAGCATGGAGTCCAGAGCGGTCTGCATGGTGCTCAGCAATTCGTCTGGAATCTGCGCAAGAACTTCCGTGCGCTTTTCGGTGACGACTTTCTTGACAACCTCGACCTGGCTGCGGCCTGCCTCGGTCAGCTGGATGCGTTTGACACGGCGGTCGGTATCGTCCAGGCGCTCCACCCAGCCCTGGGCCTGCAGACCATCAATCAGGCGCACGACGGAGGAGCTGTCCAGCGCCAGCGAGTGCGCCAGATCCTTTTGCCGCATGGCGCCACTGCCGTGCTCCAGATGCAGCAGCGGCAGCCACATGGCCTGCGTCAGCCCCAGCGGTGCCAGTGCTTTGTCCAGCGTGCGCCGCCACTGCTTGTTGACCTGGGCCATGGTGAAGAAGAACTTGCGCTGGCGGTCTGGCAGGGAAAGTGG is from Comamonas fluminis and encodes:
- a CDS encoding MarR family winged helix-turn-helix transcriptional regulator — its product is MSSPLSLPDRQRKFFFTMAQVNKQWRRTLDKALAPLGLTQAMWLPLLHLEHGSGAMRQKDLAHSLALDSSSVVRLIDGLQAQGWVERLDDTDRRVKRIQLTEAGRSQVEVVKKVVTEKRTEVLAQIPDELLSTMQTALDSMLQRMAALDCDSVDES